From Campylobacter showae:
CGCAGACTAAATTTCGCGGAAGCAAAAACGCCCTTGAGTGCGGCGCAAAGATCGGTTTTTTCTCCAGCCACGCCTCGCGCCTACCGAAATAAAACGCGCCTGCGTCGTGATAAGCTCGCTCTAAATCCTGCGAGCGAGTGAGCGCAAACTGCGGGTAAAACATATTTACGGCGCCGTCATCACCAAGCCTAATCGCGCGCTGGATAGGGAAGCTAAACTCGGTCGAGGAAAATAAAAACTCGCACTCCGCTTCCTCAAATTTGCCGTATGCCTCGCGTAAAATTTCTCCCGTGATAAGCGGCGCGGTCGCGTAAAGGCAACAGACATGAGAGTATCCGCCGCCTAGCCTTCTCGCCGCGTCCGCTACGGCGTCGCTACTGGTGGCGTAGTCGTCGCTCAGCGCGGCGTCTCTTATAAACGGAACTTGCGCGCCAAATTTGATGGCGACGTCCGCTATCTCAGCATCGTCGGTGCTCACTATGACGCGCTCGAAAACGCCCGAATTTAGCGCCGCTTCAATGCTGTAGGCTATCAGCGGCTTGCCTAGAAAATCTTTAACGTTTTTGCGCGGTATGCGCTTGCTGCCGCCGCGAGCCGGGATGACACAAAGGGCGCGGTTTTGGTTGTCTCTCATCAAATTTACCGCCCTAAACCCTGCAGCCTTGCGGCATGTCAAAGCTCTTTAAAACTTCAAAAAGCGTATCTGCGACAAAATTTGCGTCCTCTAGGCCCATGCACTGATGGCACGGGATACTAAGCTCGGCGGCGTAAAAATCCTCAGCGCTAGGCACCGAAATATCGCCGTAGCGCTCGCGGTAAAAGCTAAATTTATAAGTCGGCTTGTAGTGTACCTGCACGCCGATGCCGCGCGCGTGAAGGGCGGCAAAGATGTCCTCTTTGGCGCACCAAAACTGGCGAAATAGCAAGATAGGGTAGAGGTGGCGCGAACTAACGACGTCGTCAGGTAACTTGATGGTACTAAAATATGGATTTTTCTCAAATTTTTCGTCGTAAAATTTAGCGATTTTCTCGCGCGCCCCGATGGTTTCGTCTAGCCTTTCTAGCTGATTTAGTCCTAGCGCGCAGGCGACGTCGGGTAGGCGGTAGTTGTAGCCAAGCAAGCTCTGATCGCTGTCCCAGAGACGTTTTTTAGCTATGCCGTGCGAGCGGTAAAGGCGTGCTAGGCGCGCGATCTCGTCGTCGTTGGTTGCTAGCGCGCCGCCCTCAAACGTCGTTAGTGGCTTAACGGGGTGAAAGCTAAAAATACTAACATCCGCTTTTGCGCCGACTTTTACGCCGCCTTGCGAGCTGCCCAGTGCGTGCGACGCATCGTCAAGCACCTTTATACCGCGCTGCTTGGCTAGTTTTAGGATAGCGCCCAAATTTACGGGATTGCCGCCGAAATCAACCGCCGTTATGACTTTGGTTTTGGGCGTGATGAGGCTTTCAAGCTCGTTTTCGTCGATATTTCCATCAAATTTAACGGGCGCAAATTTAACCTCTGCTCCAGCCATCAATGCTGCGTTTGCCGTCGCAGCAAACGTGATGGGCGTAGTTACGACCTCGTCGCCCTCTCTCACGCCAAGCGCCAGATATGCGACGTGAAGTGTGCTCGTTGCCGAGTTCATCGTTACGACGTGCTTTACGCCGACGTATTTTGCGATCGCCTGCTCAAATTCGCCGACCTTGTCGCCGCCCGTTAGGATATCGTCTTTTAGTGCGCTCACGACGGCAGCGATGTCGGAGTCGGTGATTTGTTGTCTGCTGTAGGGTATCATTTTTATCCTTTTCGGCTTGTCTTTTTGGAGGCTCGTCTTTTTGGTTTATACTTCGTTAGAAATTTCGCCGAAGCTCGGTTACATACTATATGTATGCGCCCTCGCTCGGCTCATTTCCGCCTCGTCTAAACGCAAAAATACTTCGCCCCGTTTTTTATAAATTTTATACGCTTAACTCAAATTTCAGTCAAATTTATTTACTAGCCTCGATCATCTCCAAAAGCCCGTCTTTATCTAGCCAAATTTTATTTTTATCCGAGCTGTACTCGAAATTTTCCTCCACGAGATGCCCTTTTTCGCCTAGCGCGTTTGTGCTAAAGTCGTCGTCTTTGCTCGTAAATTTGATCGACGGACTGATCACGTAGTGGTCGTCAAACTCGTAGGTTAGGTGTGCGTCGTCCTTGCCGACCATGACCTCGTGCATCTTTTCGCCAGGGCGGATGCCGATTATTTTTACGCCAAGACGTGGCGCCATGGAGCGAGCAAGCTCTATCATCGTCATCGACGGGATTTTGGGGATGAAAATTTCGCCGCCTTTCATGCGCTCGAAGTTTTTAAGTACGAAATTTACGCCTTGTTCAAGCGTGATCCAAAACCGCGTCATATCAGCATGCGTGATCGGCAGCTCTTTTGCGCCTTCTGCGATTAGCTTCTTAAACAGCGGCACGACCGAGCCGCGCGATCCCACGACGTTGCCGTAGCGAACGACGCTAAATCGCGTTTTTTTGCTGCCCGCGATGTTGTTTGCCGCGACAAAAAGTTTATCGCTGGCAAGCTTGGTCGCGCCGTATAAATTTACGGGGTTGCACGCCTTGTCGGTCGAGAGCGCGATAACCTTGCTCACGCCGCATTCTAGCGCCGCGTCGATGACGTTTTGTGCGCCGCCTATGTTGGTTTTTATGCACTCCATCGGGTTGTATTCCGCGATTGGCACGTGCTTCATGGCCGCTGCGTGTATCACGTAGTCGATGCCGTTCATCGCGGTCATGAGGCGCTTTTCGTCGCGCACGTCGCCGATGAAAAATCGCATCGCGGGGTCTTTAAAAACCTGCGCCATCTCGTACTGTTTGAGCTCGTCGCGAGAGTAGATGACTAGCCTTTTTGGTTTAAATTTGGAGAGTAAAATTTCGGTGTATTTTTTGCCGAATGACCCGGTGCCGCCGGTGATGAGGATGGATTTTCCGTTAAACATTTATTTTTGCCTTTCGCGGCTTGGTTTTTTGCCGTACGTCGTAAATTTAAATTCGCTTGGCCGCGTATTTTGCATACGCTCCTTCGCAAATTTTTAATTTGCCTCATCTAGCTGAAACGATTCGCCGTTTATTTAAATTTTATTCAGCCGGAGCAAAAACCGTGCCTTAAATTTGATTCAAAATTTAGTTCGTTAAATTTGTTTAGGTGCGGTATTTTTGCTTTTATCTCAAAATCCTAGGCAGGGTTATGCCCTCCTGCGCCTGATATTTGCCCTTTTTGTCCGCATACGTCACTTCGCACGGCTCGTCGCCCTCGATAAACAGCACCTGCGCGATGCCTTCGTTTGCGTAAATTTTAGCCGGTAGTGGCGTCGTATTTGAAATTTCTATCGTGATGTGCCCTTTAAATCCCGGCTCAAAAGGCGTGACGTTTACGATGATGCCGCAGCGAGCGTAGGTGCTTTTGCCCAGGCAGATGGCTAGCACGTTATCTGGCATGTTAAAGTACTCGATCGTGCGCGCTAGAGCGAACGAGTTTGGCGGCACGATGCACACGTCGCCCTTAAAATCCACCACGTTTTTTTCATCGAAATTTTTTGGATCGACCACGGTGCCGCCGATGTTCGTAAAGATTTTAAACTCGTCGCCGACCCTGATATCGTAGCCGTAGCTAGACACTCCGTAGCTAACCACGCCGCGTCCGACTTGTTCCTCGGCAAACGGCACTATCATCGCCTTTTCGTGCGACATTTTGCGTATCCAGGCGTCAGATTTTAGCCCCATTTTTTACCTTTATTTTAAATTTAAGCGATTATAACATAATTTAAATTTACGTAAAATTTGAGCGCCGTTTTGCGCTAAATTTTATCAAATTTGAATATTTTGCTAGTAAATTTTCTTATTTTTTATAATTAATCTTTAAATTAAAGCTTAGTATAATAACATATTTTAAATTCTCTTCAACGAAAGGAAAATAATGCATTCAAACACGTCGCGTAAATTTGCAAATTTACGCAGTAACAAGGGCTCAAATTTGCCTCTTTCGGCGCTCACCTGCTTGCTATTAGCCGCAAGCGGAGCTTATGCTTACACCGAGGCCGGCGTTTCAGGAAATACTTCTAGCTGGGAGAGTGCGGAGTATAAAAAAGACTGGGGACTAGTCTCTATGAACGCCTCTACGGCTTATGCGCTAGGCTTTAACGGTAGCGGAACAAAGATCGGCGTCATGGACTCGGGCGTACTTTTGAGCCACCCGGAGTTTCAAGATGGTAGGATTCATATCGTAAAAACTATCGGTAACTATAGCAAAAACGGCATGAGATATCCCGATGCCGCGCTAGGAAACGGCCCGATAGATAAAAATCAGCCAGTAAAAGACGGTAAGCGAAATTTTAATAAAAACGACAACGGCGTGTTTAAAAAGGGTGAAGCTTTTAACGACGACGGTAGTTGGGTAAGGGGCGTAAACGACGCTCACGGCACCCACGTGGGCGGTACGATGGCGGCTAGTAGAGACGGTAGCGGCATGCACGGCGTGGCGTTTGGCGCACAACTATACTCTGCAAATACCGGCGGCAACGATAATATGACGTATGGACCAAACCAAGACTACAACTATTTCTTAAAAGGTTACAATGCCTTGGCTGATGCGGGCGCAAAGGTGATAAATAACAGCTGGGGTTCTAATAGGCGCGTAAATTCCTCTTTTGCGGGCGCACTCGGATATAAGCCTACTTACGACTGGAGGGCCGTGCCTGAATACGACGTGGAATTTTACGACGTGGCCGTAGCCAATCAAACTACCGCGGCAAAAGACCATATAAATTTAAAAGATATGAACGAGGCCAAAAAGGCTTATTATCAGTTCGTAACTAGCGGCGAAAAAAGCTTTTTGGATGCAGCCTACGAAGTGGCGGTAAAAAGAGGGGTTATTCAGGTATTTACGGCCGGAAACAGAAGCTTGATGGCTGAGTCTTTCACGCGTGCGGCATTGCCTTATTTTAGGCCGGATGCCGAGGATTATTGGGTTAACGTTACTGGCCAAACGGGTGCGGACGGCTACCCTAATGATTCTAGCGAATATATAAGAGGATATAAGGCGTCCTCGGACATTCAGGAATTTAACCTTGCCGGCCACTCGAAGTGGTGGACGATCGCTGCGCCGGCCGAGGAGATTTATTCTGCGTACGTTGAGCTTACCGACAATGCGACATACGGCAAGGCTATATATAAATCATCTGGCGGTACTTCTATGGCCGCTCCGCACGTTAGCGGGGCTTTGGGCGTCATAATGCAGCGCTATCCGTATATGAGTATCCCTCAGGTTAGAGAAACGATGCTAACTACGGCTAGACAAAGGACGCTAAGAGCCGGCCACGGCGCAGGCGGTATGCTAGAGCGTTGGGGTAGCGACGGCGAGGGCGTACCTAGTAACGTCTGGGGTTGGGGCATACTCGATCTTGGCAAGGCGATGTTCGGTCCTGGACAGTTTTTAGGAAACTTCGACGTCGCGATGGATCAAGACGATATCTGGACAAATAACATTTCAGATGTCGCCATCAAATTTAGAAAAACCGAGGACGATAGCGATGCTGCGGCTTGGGCGGCTAGAAAAGCGGCTCTTAACGCCAAGTCAAATTTGAGCGCGGAAGAAAAAGCCGAGATGACCTTTGAAATCGCAAGAGAGCAGGCTAGGGTCGCAAGAGCGGCGGAGGGCTATGAAGGCTCGCTAACTAAAAGAGGAGACGGCGCTTTGACTCTTGCCGGAGACAATAGCTTTACCGGAGCTGTAAATATATACGGCGGTAAAATCTCGGCTCTAAATCAATCAATCTCTTCTTCAAGAAGCATAAACGTCCATAACGGCGGCGAATTTGAAGTTTTAAACGCTCTTACTTACCAAACTCCAAGCGCGGGCGGTTTCGTGAGCACGACCAGGGCAAGCGACGCTACGCAAGTTAATGCCGTTATAAACGCGGGCGGCGCATTTGTAGTTAACGACGGCGCTCATAATCTAAATTTAACATTTAAAGAGGGCTCTTTATTAAAGGCTGCATTGCTATCAAACGCCGAGCTTGCAAATTTGGCGGCAAATCCGACTCTAAAGAAAACCATAAACGCAAGCGGAAACTTCGCGGGGGTAAATTTAGCTAAGGTCGAGGATAGCTATGCGTTCTTTAAAACCGCTAAAGAAACTGTTGGCGGCTCAAATTTAGCTCTTTCTTTGCAAAAAGGCAAAAGCATGGAGGAGGTAGCCTCTACTAGCGCCGAGAAGTCGTTTGCTAGATTGGTCGAGGCAAATCCTAGTAGCGCTATTTATTCGTCTATGCTCGGAGCGGATCGTAACACGGCGGCCGCATACTTTGGCGCTTTTTCAAACGATCTAGACTTTAAAGCGCAAAACAACTCCGCCGTAGACTCGTTTATGTTAGCAAATTCTGTTAAAAACAAAAACGGCGCTAAAAGAGCCGATATCGACACGGGAGTCGAGCTTTGGTTGCTTAGCAGCGCAAGCAGGGTGACTTCTGACAATAACGCCGGCGGCAGACTAGGCACGAACGCATTTACGAATTTAGTTGGCGTCGATTTTCTAGTGGGAGATAGCTCAAAAGCAGGCGTATTCGTAGGCCTTGGCAAAACAAATCACAAGCTAGGCGATAGCAAAGCGGTAAAAAGCAAAGACGCGCATGCGGGTATCTACGGCGATATAGGACTTGATCCTATCAAAATTAGCCTAGGCGCTATCTACTCGAAATTTGATCAAGAAAAAAGAGTCGTTAACTCATACGCTCCTTTGGCTTACGAGTATAAAGATGCTGACGCGTCCGCTATCAGCGCATTTGCCCAGATCGCCTATACGGGGCTAAGCTATGAAAACGGCTTTAGTTTAGAGCCTTATGCGGGGCTAACCTATATCCGCTTTAAAAACGACGATGTAGCAAATTCTTTGGTACAGATCAGAAACGAGGATAGAGATTTGCAAGTAGCAAGCGTGGGCGTAAAACCTAGTATCGCATTTACCATGGACGGCGTAGGCCTAGTCGCAAAAGCCGATGTAGCCTACAACCGCTTCCTAGGCGATAAAACTCCGAGCGCTCATATGAACGTTACAGGCCTTGGCGCAACTAAACTAGAGGGTGAAAAGCTAAAAGATCTAGCCACTACCGAGCTTGGTATCGAGGCTGCATTTACCAGAAATTTTAGAGTCGGCCTTAGCTACGTTGGAGCATACGGCAGCAATGTAAAATCAAACGGCGTAAACGCCAAATTTAGTTGGGCGTTTTAATCTTTTGGATTAAAAGCTTAAATTTGCCTAGAGCGAGCTAAATTTACTTAGCTCGCGACGGGTTCAAATTTGATTTTTTTTTAAATTTGCCGCATTTTGGAGATAGAAATTCGTCTCGAAAATGCGGCTTAGAAAATTAAGCGGATAGATACGACTTGCGCCGCTGCTTGTAAGATATCTTAACGTCTACTTCGATATTTTAGTAATTGTGCCTTAAAAAACTACAAATACAGTTTGGTAAAGTAAGAGAAATCATGATTAGCGTCCCCGTTAATCGGCAAGAAACTGACCGCGGATCTAACGCTAGTAGCCTTTTTCGTTTAGCTTTCTGTAATTATCACATCCTAACTGAAGTCCTAAATCACAAGCCCTACCAAAATATTGCTTTGCAGTGGGAAAATCTTGTTTTACGCCTTGACCATTTGCATACAAAATCCCTAAGTTAGAGCAACCCCCAGCCTCTCCACTATCACAAGCTTTTTGATATAGCTGGGCTGCTTTTTGGTAATCTTGTTTTACGCCTTGACCATTTGCATACAAAATCCCTAAGTTAGAGCAACCCCCAGCCTCTCCACTATCACAAGCTTTTTGATATAGCTGGGCTGCTTTTTGGTAATCTTGTTTTATACCTTGACCGTTTTGGTATAAAAACCCTAAGTTAACGCAACCCCCAGCCTCTCCACTATCACAAGCTTTTTGATAAAGCTGGGCTGCTTTTTGGTAATCTTGTTTTACGCCTTGACCTTTTTTGTATAAAACCCCTAAGTTAGAGCAACCCTTAGCCTCTCCCCCATCACAAGCTTTTTGATAAAGCTCAGCAGTTTTTTGGTAATTTTGTTTTACACCTTGACCGTTGTGATATAAAACCCCTAAATTATAGCAACCCTTAGCCTCTCCCCCATCACAAGCTTTTTGATAAAGCTCAGCAGTTTTTTGGTAATTTTGTTTTACACCTTGACCGTTGTGATATAAAACCCCTAAATTATAGCAACCCCCAGCATCTCCACTATCACAAGCTTTTTGATAAAGCTCAGCAGTTTTTTGGTAATTTTGTTTTACACCTTGACCGTTGTGATATAAAACCCCTAAATTATTACAACCCCCAGCATCTCCACTATCACAAGCTTTTTGATAAAGCTGGGCTGCTTTTTGGTAATCTTGATTTACACCTTGACCGTTTTTGTATAAAACCCCTAAATTATTACAACCCTTAGCCTCTCCTCCATCACAAGCTTTTTGATAAAGCTGGGCTGCTTTTTGGTAGTCGCCTTTATTGTAAGCTTCTTTTCCCAATTCAGCAAGATCTTTGGAAAATCCAATAGAAAATAAAACTACAAGTAAAACTAAAATTCTTTTCATCTCTACTCCTTTATATATAAAATATTTAAATTGTATTTTGTCTTTTTTGGGCTTAGATTGTTATTAATTATTTTGGCTCGAGGTAAACTAAGCGGATTTTAGCCGCAACGGTATCATATCTAAATGCTACTTTGCTACGTTTTGCCTACAAGAACGCGGTTTTCATCGAAACCTACCGGCGCTTATATCGGCACTAAATTTTGCCGAATAAATTTAAAAAGCCTATTTATTATTTTGTGCAGTTATAAATAATACCAAAATATTTTTCTTATACTTTAAATATGATTTATCTCAAAAATTTAATAAATAATAAGCTTTGCGGGGGTACAATTTCATTTAACAAATACCTTTAAAAGGAGCAAAAATGAAAATCAAGTCTTTGGCGCTTATGCTTTTAGGCGTTAGCGCTTATGCGCATTTTGGTATGGTCGTACCGTCAAATTCGACCGTAGACGACGAAAAAGGGGCGAATTTGCAGATTACTTACAAATTTACCCATCCTTTTGAGGGCGATATGATGAACCTGGTCCTTCCAAACGAGGCGGGCGTTTTCGTAAACGGTAAAAAAGAGGCGATAAAAGGCCTAAAAGAGCTAAAAGAGGATAAATTTAGCTACTTTACGGCTAGCTACGACGTAAAAGAGCCTGGCATCTATCAGTTTTATATGGATCCAAAGCCCTATTTCGAGCCTGCGGAGGATAAATTTATAAGGCATATAACAAAAACCGTCGTAGATGCATATGGCTACGGCGAGGGCTGGGATAAACCGGCTGGGCTAAAAGCCGAGATAGTGCCGCTAACGCGACCGTACGGGCTTTATAAGGGAAATTTATTTTCAGGCGTGGTTTATTATAAAGGAAAACCCGCTAAAAACGTAACCGTCGAGGTAGAGTACTATAATACCAAAGGGCTAAAAGCTCCGTCCGATGCGCACGTAACTCAGGTCGTAAACACTAACGAGCAGGGCGAATTTAGTTTTGCGATGCCGCTTGAGGGCTGGTGGGGATTTGCCGCGCTGATAGACGACGATCAAAAGATCAAACACGAGGGCAAAGAGTATCCAGTGGAGCTTGGAGCCGTCATCTGGGTGCAAACCAAAGAGTATAAATAATGCACATAAGCGAAGGCGTTTTAAAGCCTGAAATCATCGTGCCTTGTTCGGCAGTTTGCGTCGTTTTGGTCTCAAGCTTGATTTACAAGCTAAAAACGAGCGAGATACCAAAAGTAGCGGCCGTCAGCGCGATGTTTTTTATGGCGTCCTTTATCCACTTGCCCATCGGCGTTACCTCGATACATCTCGTGCTAAGCGGCCTTGCGGGGGCGTTTTTGGGTGCAAATGCTGTTTTGGCTATTTTTATCGCGCTATTTTTTCAGGCCTTGCTTTTTGGTTACGGCGGCCTGAGCGCGCTTGGCGTAAATTTGCTCATCATTGCTTCTCCGGCGCTTCTTAGCCCATATCTTTTAAAGCTTTCTTTTAAGCGATATAGATCGTTTTTCTGGTTTTTGATAGGGTTTTTGCCTATACTTTGCTCTTCGGTTTTGCTCTCCTTGACGCTTGTTTTAAATGGCAAAGAGTTTGCGCCCGTGGCCGCACTTGTTTTTACTTCAAATTTAGCCCTAATGGCGCTTGAGGGGATCATCTCGCTTTTTGCGCTTTCTTTTATTTATAGGGTTAAAAAGGATCTTTTGATTTGCTAAAAATATTTTTGATTATGCTTTTTGCAAGCTTCCTAAACGCGCACTCCCTAAAAGGCTTTGCAAAGCAAGAGGGCGAATTTATCGAGATAAAAAGCTATTTTTACGGAAATTCTCCTTGTAAAAACTGCCCAGTATCTTTTATAAAAGACGGTGCCCAGATAGGAGGCGCGCAAACTGATGAAAACGGCTTTGCCAGAGCTAAAATCCCCGCAGATGAATTTGAAATCTTGATCGACGGCGGACTAGCGCACGAAAAAAGGATCAAATTTACCGCAAACAAAGCCGAGCTAAAAAGCACCGAAAGTAACGCATCAAGCGATGCCTCAAATGTTAAATTTGACGAAAGCGAGGAGGATTTTGGGGCTTACGCGCTTAAATTTATCCTTGCGTTTTTGGGAATCGGGCTGTTTTTTGGCGGAATTTATCTGGTAAAAAGAGGCAAATGAACCTATCCGTTTTGCTCGTTTGCTTTACTTTTTTTAGTTTCAAAGTCTCGCTTTCAAGCGCTACGGACGCCGTTTTCATCGCGCCCGTGATATTTTTAGCGATTTTAAATTTTAAAAATCTTTTTGAAATTTTAAAATCCGTTTTAAAACTAAATATTTTTATAATCTTAGTCGTCTTAAGCCTCGTACTTTACGGAGAGTACGCGCTTGCAAAGCTGATATTCGTAAGGTCGAATTTGATCATACTTTTTGGACGGCTGGCCTTTTATAGGAGTGATTATTTTAGTATCGCGCTTGCCGTTTCGTCGCTAAATTTAGGCGACAAGCTAACGGCGATTTTTTATTTTAGCGCCAAATTTACGGCTGATCTTAAAACGATATTTACAAGGCTAAAAAAGACTCTAAAAGTTCGGGGATTTGAGCCTAAAGCCTCGCTTTTTACCTATAAAATTTACGCAAATTTAGTCGCTATGCTCTTTTTGGAGGCGTTTTATAAGGCGAGCGTCCTTGAAAAGACCTTCGTTTGCAAGGGGTTTGACGGCAAGCTTTATGGAGATAAAAGCCTCAAAATAGGCGCGAAAGACGCCGTTATAATCGCTTTAACGGCGTGCTGTTATATTTTTAGTTTAGGAGTCACGATATGAGCTGCACGATAAGCCTAAAAAACGTCTGCGCAAAAATAGGTGAAAGAACGCTTTTTGAAAATCTAAATTTAAACGCGACGCACAAAGACAAAATCGCACTAATAGGCCCAAACGGCTGCGGTAAAAGCACTTTGCTAGAGATAATGGCGGGGCTTAAAGCGCCTTGCGGCGGGCATATAGAGCTTTTTCACCATAAAATTTCAAATTTAGACGAGTACAAGCCGTTTCGCCGCGACGTGGGCTATCTTTTTCAGGAAAGCAACGATTGCTTTATCTGTCCTAGCGTGCTTGACGACGTGATGTTTTCGCTACTTAGCCGCGGCGAGGACGAGGACGGCTCTCGCGCAAAAGCAGAGGAAATTTTACGCGAGCTTGAAATTTGGCATCTAAAAGACGAGATCGTTTTTGACCTCTCAGGAGGCGAGAAAAAGCTCGTCGCACTAGCTGGGATACTGGTGGCCGAGCCTAAAATTTTACTACTTGACGAGCCTACGACCGCGCTTGATGCGGATATGCAAAGAAGGATAGCCGCTATCTTAAAATCCCTCGACGTCACGCAGATAATCGTCTCTCACGACAAAGAATTTATAAGCGACGTAGCAAGCGTAATGTACCGCCTGACAAAAAACGGACTAGAGCCGATATAAAATATCCTTATTTATACTTCTTTAAAAAAGCTCCGAAAACAGCAAAATTTATCAATGTATAATGATATATTTCATAAAATTACCAAATTTTATTTCAAAGGAGAATTTTATGAAAAAATTACTACTTATTTCTATCGCGGCTGCGGTTGCCTTTTGCGGTGAAAGTTTGCTCGTGGGTGCTGGCGGCGGATATAAAAAACCGGTCAGCGAAGTGATAGAAAATCTCAAAAAAGACGGCGTGCAGATCGAGGGCGCGTTTGCAAATTTGGGCCAGATAACTATCCAGGCAAAAGAGGGCAAGATGGCCGCGATCGTGGGCGATGAGGCATTTTTAAAGAAAACGGATCTAGATATAAAGGGCTACGAGCGCATCGGCAAGGGTGCTTTGGTGCTAGTCACGCCAAAAGGCAAGCAGATAAAAGACGTATCTGAGCTAAAAAATCTCGCCAAAATCGCGATGCCCGATGCCAAAAAAGCGATCTACGGCGTGAGGACGACGGAGTTTTTGAAAAACTCGGGACTAGAGGCCGATCTAGCGCCTAAGATGCTACCGGTCGCGGGCGTACCGCAAGTAGTCGCCTACGTCACGAACGGCGAAGTGGACGCTGGCTTTATCAACTCGACCGAGGCTGTGGCTAGAGAGGGCGAGTTTGGCAGCGCGATCTACATCGACGAGGCGCTTTATAGCCCCGTTTTTATCTCGGCGGCAAAGCTTGCCGCGTGCGAGGGTAACGAGGCGTGCGCTAAATTTATAGACGAGATAAAAACTCCTCGCTCGAAGAAAATTTTCGCTAAATTCGGGCTAAAATAATTTAAATTGAAGGCTTTTAGCTCGGTTAAATTTGTCTTCAAATTTGACGTAAAATTTGCGTCAAATTTGATTTAAACGCTAAAATTTACTCGCTAAATTTAACTCAAACTAAAAGCAAAATTTAACGAAAAAAGGAAAAATTTGCACGAACTCGCCTGGCTTATTCACCCGCTGCTTTTAAGCGCCAAAACGCTTGCCGTAACCTTTGTGCTGCTTCTATTTTTGGGACTTGGCGCGGCTTATTTTTTGGCGTTTTACCTCGGCAAATTTAAAGCCGTTTTAGAAGCAGCCGTGATGTTTCCGCTCATTTTCCCGCCGATTGCTACGGGATTTTTGCTGCTTTATATCTTGGGGCGAAACGGCGTGATCGGCAAGGCGCTAAATTTACAGATCGTTTTTAGCTTTTCGGCTCTCGTCATAGCTTCGTTTTTGGCGGGTTTGCCGCTGTTTGTAAAGCCTGTTCAAAGCGCGCTTGAAAGCCTGCCTAAAAGCCTAATCGAAGCGGGTCAAAGCCTAGGCAAAAATCGCTTTGAGATTGCCGTTTTTATCCTCATCCCAAACGTCTTTAAAAGCGTCGTTTCGGCGCTTGTTTTGGCTCTGGCTCGCGGCCTTGGCGAGGTTGGCATCACGCTGATGCTAGGCGGCAACATCGTAGGCAAAACCGACACCGTTTCGCTAGCGATCTATAACGCGGTTTACGACGGCGAAAACGGCCGCGCGCTAATTTTAAGCGTGATTTTGGTAGTGCTTAGCTTGGCGCTTTTTGGATTTATAAATTTTCTCGAGCGAGCTAAAAAATAAATTGGCTATTTTAAACGCGTAAAGCGACGAAGACTCCGAATTTGGCCCGAGCGTAAAAACAAAATACGGCTTTGCGAGCATAAATTCATTATTTTTTTGCTACAATAAGAAGTTTTGAACTTTAACTATTTAGGAGAAATTTCTATGAAAAAAGAAGACATAAAAGAGCTGATCGAGTTTTTTAACGAGATGGACATGAACCGCATAAAGATAAAAAGCGGGGATTTTGAGGTCGAGCTTGAAAAATTCGCCGACTGCTGCGAGCTGCCAAAGCCTGTCGTCCAAGCTCCAGCTCCAGCTCCGACTCCGGTAAAC
This genomic window contains:
- a CDS encoding cobalt ABC transporter permease, with protein sequence MNLSVLLVCFTFFSFKVSLSSATDAVFIAPVIFLAILNFKNLFEILKSVLKLNIFIILVVLSLVLYGEYALAKLIFVRSNLIILFGRLAFYRSDYFSIALAVSSLNLGDKLTAIFYFSAKFTADLKTIFTRLKKTLKVRGFEPKASLFTYKIYANLVAMLFLEAFYKASVLEKTFVCKGFDGKLYGDKSLKIGAKDAVIIALTACCYIFSLGVTI
- a CDS encoding energy-coupling factor ABC transporter ATP-binding protein, with the protein product MSCTISLKNVCAKIGERTLFENLNLNATHKDKIALIGPNGCGKSTLLEIMAGLKAPCGGHIELFHHKISNLDEYKPFRRDVGYLFQESNDCFICPSVLDDVMFSLLSRGEDEDGSRAKAEEILRELEIWHLKDEIVFDLSGGEKKLVALAGILVAEPKILLLDEPTTALDADMQRRIAAILKSLDVTQIIVSHDKEFISDVASVMYRLTKNGLEPI
- the modA gene encoding molybdate ABC transporter substrate-binding protein, coding for MKKLLLISIAAAVAFCGESLLVGAGGGYKKPVSEVIENLKKDGVQIEGAFANLGQITIQAKEGKMAAIVGDEAFLKKTDLDIKGYERIGKGALVLVTPKGKQIKDVSELKNLAKIAMPDAKKAIYGVRTTEFLKNSGLEADLAPKMLPVAGVPQVVAYVTNGEVDAGFINSTEAVAREGEFGSAIYIDEALYSPVFISAAKLAACEGNEACAKFIDEIKTPRSKKIFAKFGLK
- a CDS encoding molybdate ABC transporter permease subunit, producing MHELAWLIHPLLLSAKTLAVTFVLLLFLGLGAAYFLAFYLGKFKAVLEAAVMFPLIFPPIATGFLLLYILGRNGVIGKALNLQIVFSFSALVIASFLAGLPLFVKPVQSALESLPKSLIEAGQSLGKNRFEIAVFILIPNVFKSVVSALVLALARGLGEVGITLMLGGNIVGKTDTVSLAIYNAVYDGENGRALILSVILVVLSLALFGFINFLERAKK